A window from Terriglobus sp. TAA 43 encodes these proteins:
- a CDS encoding L-rhamnonate dehydratase yields MKITEVRTRVVQWEGKTVPLPPHFCTNPMDLVAFRQASMGNFAFHNWLLVEIFTDSGLVGIGNAALSPMVTKQLIDIYLKPLLLGADPWDVEYLWQQMYRRTLAFGRKGVALTAISAVDIALWDLMGKDAKQPVFRLLGGRTKDRIPVYASRLYAMPIPELRAEAQKYKDEGYQMMKLRFGWGPLDGAAGMQKNLELVRNVREVVGDGVDIMTDAYMGWSLDYAKRMLPLLEPFNLRWLEEPVIPDDTRGYAKLKEYGRVPIAGGEHEFTIFGFRELLETNAVDYIQFDTNRVGGISQARKISALAESFQIPVVPHAGQMHNYHVVMASLNSPIAEFFPKVDVEVGNELFWYIFDGESIPENGYINLDENTPGLGLTVNEESLKRFRIIE; encoded by the coding sequence ATGAAGATCACAGAAGTCCGAACACGTGTTGTTCAATGGGAAGGTAAGACTGTTCCCCTGCCTCCACACTTTTGCACAAACCCCATGGACCTCGTGGCGTTCCGTCAGGCGTCCATGGGGAACTTTGCCTTTCATAACTGGTTGCTGGTGGAGATCTTCACAGACAGCGGTTTGGTTGGCATCGGCAATGCGGCACTGTCGCCCATGGTGACGAAGCAACTGATCGACATCTACCTGAAGCCGCTGCTGCTGGGCGCTGATCCGTGGGATGTGGAATACCTATGGCAGCAGATGTACCGTCGCACACTTGCGTTTGGTCGCAAAGGGGTGGCTTTGACTGCGATCTCTGCTGTAGACATCGCGCTGTGGGATTTGATGGGCAAAGACGCAAAACAGCCTGTGTTCCGACTGTTAGGCGGCCGTACGAAAGACCGTATTCCCGTATACGCAAGCAGACTGTATGCCATGCCGATTCCAGAGCTTCGTGCTGAGGCGCAGAAGTATAAGGACGAAGGCTACCAGATGATGAAACTGCGTTTCGGCTGGGGCCCACTGGATGGAGCTGCAGGTATGCAGAAGAATCTGGAGCTTGTGCGCAACGTACGTGAAGTTGTCGGCGATGGTGTGGACATTATGACGGATGCATATATGGGCTGGTCGCTGGACTATGCGAAGCGCATGCTGCCGTTGCTCGAACCGTTCAATCTGCGCTGGCTGGAAGAGCCAGTGATTCCGGATGACACGCGCGGTTATGCCAAGTTGAAAGAGTATGGACGTGTGCCCATTGCGGGCGGTGAGCATGAGTTCACCATCTTCGGCTTCCGTGAGTTGCTGGAGACGAATGCTGTCGATTACATCCAGTTCGATACGAACCGTGTGGGTGGTATCAGCCAGGCCCGCAAGATTTCAGCATTGGCGGAGAGCTTCCAGATTCCAGTGGTTCCGCATGCAGGCCAGATGCACAACTATCACGTGGTGATGGCTAGCTTGAACTCTCCAATTGCTGAGTTCTTTCCCAAGGTCGATGTCGAGGTTGGCAACGAACTGTTCTGGTACATCTTCGATGGTGAATCGATCCCTGAGAACGGATACATCAATCTGGATGAAAACACGCCGGGGCTTGGGCTCACCGTGAACGAGGAATCGCTGAAGCGCTTCCGGATCATTGAATAG
- the araD1 gene encoding AraD1 family protein, whose amino-acid sequence MMMRLVQIANGTERRVAIVIEPELVLLSDVRSTYILARRALELQKDITALAQSLGSDDVLRYDEVYSGKSSWRLLAPIDVPGDPQKMLVSGTGLTHLGSARERQAMHATAGTVQEEIDEAKMTDSMRMFEWGRRNGRPAAGSIGIAPEWFYKGDGSVLVAPGGALTIPGHAEDGGEEAEVATVYVIAANGTPHRIGMTTGNEFSDHVFERKNYLNLAGSKLRQCSLGPELVIGQPFEDVRGHVRVLRGTETVWEKDIRTGEENMAHSLANMEHHHFKFAGHRQAGMVHVHFLGADALSFGSNVRLGEGDVAEVQFDGFGRALRNSIRVEEALTAPVQVAVMR is encoded by the coding sequence ATGATGATGCGGCTGGTGCAGATCGCAAATGGAACAGAGCGGCGCGTAGCGATAGTGATTGAGCCAGAGCTTGTGCTGCTGAGCGATGTGAGGTCAACATACATACTGGCGCGGCGTGCACTGGAGTTGCAGAAGGACATCACTGCACTGGCACAGTCACTTGGTAGTGATGATGTGTTGCGGTATGACGAGGTGTATTCCGGCAAATCGTCATGGCGTTTGCTTGCGCCGATCGATGTGCCTGGAGATCCACAGAAGATGCTGGTTTCCGGTACAGGATTGACGCATCTGGGCAGTGCGCGCGAACGACAGGCGATGCATGCGACTGCGGGCACCGTACAGGAAGAGATTGATGAAGCAAAAATGACGGACAGCATGCGCATGTTCGAGTGGGGACGTCGCAACGGCAGGCCTGCTGCCGGTAGCATCGGGATCGCTCCGGAATGGTTCTACAAGGGAGATGGATCGGTACTTGTTGCACCCGGTGGTGCTCTAACGATTCCAGGACACGCAGAAGACGGTGGCGAGGAAGCTGAAGTCGCAACGGTATACGTCATTGCTGCTAACGGCACGCCGCACCGCATTGGTATGACAACGGGCAATGAGTTTTCCGATCACGTATTTGAACGCAAGAACTATCTGAATCTTGCGGGATCGAAGCTGCGGCAGTGCAGCCTAGGGCCGGAGTTAGTAATAGGGCAGCCCTTCGAAGATGTGCGTGGGCACGTGCGCGTTTTGCGTGGTACTGAGACGGTGTGGGAGAAGGATATTCGCACGGGCGAAGAAAACATGGCACACAGTTTGGCCAACATGGAGCATCACCACTTTAAATTTGCAGGCCATCGGCAGGCTGGCATGGTGCATGTGCATTTTCTTGGCGCAGACGCACTGTCGTTCGGCAGCAATGTGCGATTGGGCGAGGGCGACGTCGCAGAGGTGCAGTTTGATGGCTTCGGACGCGCTCTGCGTAATTCGATACGCGTGGAGGAAGCACTGACAGCGCCGGTGCAGGTTGCCGTGATGCGTTGA
- a CDS encoding NAD(P)-dependent oxidoreductase has product MAEKVAVLGLGVMGVGMAQNLRKAGFDVTVWNRTAAKAEAFVKDGGAAAATPAEAANGAKVVISMLADDNASRAAWLGEHGALAGMDDNVIAVESSTVSPVWIAELHAAAQARGVRLLDAPVTGSRPQAEAGQLTFLTGGDAATVEEARPILAAMSKQVLPLGPVGSGAQLKLINNFLCGVQIVSFAEALTWIERSGLDRTLALEFLKTAAPGSGILAGMSDRMTRRTYEVNFALDLMRKDMGYAHAAAETFGVELSTAANAEKLFVQAQEKGLGEKDMSAVVEVVRAEK; this is encoded by the coding sequence ATGGCAGAGAAGGTAGCAGTTCTTGGACTCGGTGTGATGGGCGTGGGGATGGCACAGAACCTGCGCAAGGCAGGCTTCGATGTGACTGTGTGGAATCGCACTGCGGCAAAGGCCGAGGCATTCGTGAAAGATGGTGGCGCTGCTGCTGCGACTCCGGCAGAGGCGGCGAACGGTGCGAAGGTGGTCATAAGCATGCTCGCGGATGACAATGCTTCACGCGCTGCGTGGCTAGGGGAACACGGTGCACTTGCTGGTATGGATGACAATGTCATCGCAGTGGAGAGCAGTACAGTAAGCCCAGTATGGATTGCGGAGTTGCATGCGGCGGCACAGGCGCGTGGCGTCCGGCTACTGGATGCACCAGTAACGGGAAGCCGTCCCCAGGCAGAAGCAGGACAGCTTACCTTTCTGACCGGTGGTGATGCTGCAACAGTGGAAGAGGCGCGCCCTATTCTCGCAGCCATGAGCAAACAGGTATTGCCCCTTGGTCCTGTTGGCAGCGGAGCACAGTTAAAGCTGATCAATAACTTTCTCTGCGGTGTACAGATTGTTTCGTTTGCTGAGGCGCTTACGTGGATTGAGCGTAGTGGCCTTGACCGCACTCTGGCATTGGAGTTTCTGAAAACGGCTGCTCCGGGCAGTGGCATTCTTGCCGGCATGAGCGATCGTATGACCAGGCGTACCTACGAGGTCAATTTTGCGCTGGACCTGATGCGCAAGGACATGGGCTATGCACATGCGGCAGCCGAGACATTCGGCGTGGAACTGTCGACCGCAGCAAATGCGGAGAAGCTGTTTGTTCAGGCTCAGGAAAAAGGCCTCGGTGAGAAGGACATGTCAGCCGTAGTAGAAGTGGTGCGCGCAGAGAAATAG
- a CDS encoding glycoside hydrolase family 3 C-terminal domain-containing protein, translating to MRFYSVVVSTAAVLLGAASCFPAVAQTTHDGREVYRDTTKPIEDRITDLMKRFTLQEKAMQLNHTNRGVPRLGLPMWGGWNQTLHGVWSKQPTTLFPMPTAMGATWNPELVHTVADAMSDEARALYNAHAEGPRTPHGLVFRSPVINISRDPRWGRIQEVFSEDPLLTARMGVAYVRGLQGDDVQHLKVAATVKHFAVNNVESGRQHLNATVDERNLFEFWLPHWRAAIVEGHAQSVMSSYNAINGTPDAVNHYLLTDILRKKWGFDGFVTDDLGAVALLSGTRNTNLNEPGQHFSEDPVVAAAEAIRAGNDSDDVEFETNLPLAVQRGLLTEKDVDGALRNVLRVGFRLGAYDPPGTSPYSKIGMDVVRSDAHRALSQQVAEESMTLLLNRKDFLPLQRNSVKSIAVIGPAGGDGYETGNYYGTPAVKTSVTSGLRTLLGSGVKVDYERGVGFVDAADEKEVERAVSLARKSDVVVLCLGTNLQVEAEGRDRRNLNLPGAQQRLLEAVYAANPKVALVLLNAGPLAVTWANDHVPAILSAWYPGELGGTAIARTLFGENNPGGHLPYTVYASLDGVPPQNEYDVSRGYTYQYFKGVPLYPFGHGLSYTHFSYSDLKITQSTGKGASVAVSFRLTNTGKVAGAEVAQVYTHLQKSRAIQPFRTLRGFERVTLQPNESRTMTIVLPTASLGWYDPALHDFQVEAGTVDVLVGSSSEDIRLRAATEVRSQSTARNIHLSSH from the coding sequence ATGCGTTTTTATTCCGTTGTTGTATCAACGGCCGCAGTCCTGTTAGGGGCGGCCTCGTGTTTCCCCGCTGTAGCTCAGACGACTCATGATGGGCGCGAGGTGTACCGCGATACAACCAAGCCCATTGAAGATCGCATTACCGACCTGATGAAGCGATTCACACTGCAGGAGAAGGCCATGCAGCTGAATCACACGAACAGAGGTGTGCCGCGGCTGGGACTTCCCATGTGGGGCGGGTGGAACCAGACACTGCATGGCGTGTGGTCCAAGCAACCAACCACGTTGTTTCCTATGCCCACTGCTATGGGCGCGACGTGGAATCCGGAGCTGGTACATACGGTGGCTGATGCCATGAGCGATGAGGCCCGCGCTTTATACAATGCGCATGCGGAAGGCCCACGCACTCCACACGGCCTGGTATTTCGCTCACCGGTCATCAACATTAGCCGCGATCCAAGATGGGGCCGAATCCAGGAAGTGTTCAGCGAAGACCCACTGCTGACTGCTCGCATGGGAGTGGCATACGTGCGTGGACTACAAGGTGATGACGTGCAGCATTTGAAAGTGGCTGCAACGGTAAAGCACTTTGCCGTGAACAATGTGGAGAGTGGGCGTCAGCACCTGAACGCAACCGTGGACGAGCGCAACCTCTTCGAGTTTTGGCTGCCGCATTGGCGCGCTGCCATTGTGGAAGGGCATGCCCAATCTGTGATGTCAAGTTATAACGCCATCAATGGCACGCCCGACGCTGTGAACCATTACTTGTTAACGGACATCCTGCGGAAGAAATGGGGCTTTGACGGATTTGTAACGGACGATCTGGGCGCGGTTGCTCTGCTGAGCGGCACACGGAACACGAATTTGAACGAGCCGGGACAACACTTCTCGGAAGATCCTGTTGTTGCTGCTGCGGAGGCTATTCGTGCGGGTAACGACAGCGACGATGTGGAGTTTGAGACGAACCTGCCACTCGCAGTCCAACGCGGTCTGCTTACAGAGAAAGATGTCGATGGCGCATTACGCAACGTGCTGCGTGTTGGCTTTCGGTTGGGTGCGTATGACCCACCGGGAACAAGTCCATACAGCAAGATCGGCATGGACGTAGTGCGGTCGGACGCACATCGTGCCCTGTCGCAACAGGTTGCGGAAGAGTCCATGACGCTGTTGTTGAACCGCAAAGATTTCCTCCCGCTACAACGCAACAGCGTGAAGTCGATTGCGGTGATCGGGCCTGCGGGTGGAGATGGGTATGAGACCGGCAACTACTATGGCACGCCGGCGGTGAAGACCAGCGTAACGTCAGGGTTGCGTACACTTCTGGGCAGTGGTGTGAAGGTTGACTATGAACGTGGCGTGGGCTTTGTTGACGCAGCAGACGAGAAAGAGGTCGAGCGTGCGGTGAGCCTGGCACGCAAGAGCGATGTTGTGGTGCTGTGTCTGGGCACTAACCTCCAGGTGGAGGCAGAGGGACGCGACCGTCGCAACCTGAATCTGCCGGGTGCGCAACAGCGGCTGCTGGAAGCCGTGTATGCTGCGAACCCCAAGGTGGCGCTGGTGCTATTGAATGCAGGGCCGTTGGCTGTGACATGGGCGAATGATCATGTTCCGGCCATCCTGAGCGCTTGGTATCCAGGTGAGCTTGGCGGAACGGCCATTGCGCGTACCTTGTTTGGAGAAAATAACCCCGGTGGTCATCTGCCATACACCGTCTACGCAAGCCTTGATGGTGTTCCTCCCCAGAATGAGTACGACGTGTCGCGTGGTTATACATACCAATACTTCAAGGGAGTACCTCTGTATCCCTTCGGTCATGGACTCAGCTATACGCATTTCTCTTACAGCGACTTGAAGATCACGCAATCTACAGGGAAAGGCGCGTCCGTAGCGGTTAGCTTTCGACTTACGAATACTGGAAAAGTCGCGGGAGCAGAGGTCGCGCAAGTCTATACACATCTGCAGAAAAGTCGGGCTATTCAGCCATTCCGTACACTGCGTGGATTTGAACGTGTGACCCTGCAGCCAAATGAAAGCCGCACAATGACCATTGTGCTTCCCACCGCCTCATTGGGTTGGTACGATCCTGCGCTACACGATTTTCAGGTAGAGGCGGGAACGGTTGATGTGCTGGTGGGTTCTTCCTCTGAAGATATCCGCCTACGTGCGGCCACTGAGGTTCGCTCGCAATCCACCGCGCGAAACATTCATCTGTCCTCTCACTGA
- a CDS encoding TonB-dependent receptor — translation MWQKKVKRPVTPLWKSSVTSGVALATIFSLGGGLPSYAQRITASLKGTVHDAGSAAVSNAAIVVTNTGTHVSTTTRSDAEGTFALSNLPPGPYSVTVDVPGFKKLVRSGLVLNVDQTVHFDLTLEVGATSDIVEVTSAEPQLETQTSDIGQVIDNKSIENLPLNQRNPFSLVLLVPGVSGTVNSTFTGLQFNVNGGRAGTTDVLLDGVPSAPPTDDSNALAIFPSVDATQEFKVQTSNFSSQFGNTGGGIINVIYKSGTNSLHGSVYDFLRNSALDANDYFSNKAGNKLPSFKRNQFGFSFGGPVYLPKLYDGRNKTFFFVDYEGLRQDTATSIQTTVPTLAERNGDFSDDKTITGAPITIYDPTTTKATVSPAGATTYTRTAFIGNRIDPTRFDRVAANILKYFPLPNQPGTFGRNNYFVRSSAPYTINQYDIKVDQLISERQRVSFRISKRNPVSGFAPILPKDLLIAQPSTTSAQPAIGAGLDYSFAKSSTYIFELRAGVSHVYQNATAPSSGFDPTTLGFPGYLAAAALATSKAALTFPAIAPAGYLPIGAGSFGSIGTAGYLSETFLINNTKILNDHTLNFGGEFRILANNDNQVGQASGNFNFPTTLTQGPNALTASSTSGDGFASFLLGLGAGSVTHNFKVVDTISHYFGAYIQDDWTPIHKLTLNLGLRYDLFVPRTERHNRATFLDLTVTSPLAATTGLNLKGGLQYPGVNGNPRTVTDLETGNFSPRLGLSYHPINVLVVRGGFGIFFTNNPNQAASTVQNTGYRTSTALLGTADGVTPNNYLSDPYPGGSFTPVTGSSLGLLTGTGGGISASIRKQPSPYTENWNLGLEYQLPKSWMIGVSYVGNRGVQLPYAPTYNQLPDSALALGGQLLTTVSNPMQGQVQVVGPISGAAIQKRYLLSPFPQFTSVGGIVVAGAISRYDSLQVRLEKRFNKNATLLLSYTGSKSLDDNSIGFAGNYGSNGIYQDASIPLKQDSYSLSTFDVSRNLVVSGVYSLPFGRGQRFGSSWGSLTDALFGGYQINGIVSAHTGNPLAFSANNVANIFNPGERPNWNGKNAKLEGSAEGRLGRYFDTTAFSQPVTYSLGNMSRTSGNLRSPGLRNVDFSVFKQFTVTDFLKAELRGEAFNAFNTPQFGSPDTGVSDATFGVISTQINSPRQIQIGLKLLF, via the coding sequence ATGTGGCAAAAGAAAGTTAAACGTCCTGTAACACCATTGTGGAAGTCCTCGGTCACTTCCGGAGTGGCCCTTGCAACGATCTTCTCCCTGGGAGGTGGCCTGCCCTCGTACGCACAAAGGATCACGGCCTCTCTGAAGGGCACAGTCCATGATGCTGGAAGCGCCGCTGTCTCCAATGCTGCAATTGTCGTTACCAACACAGGTACTCATGTTTCCACGACCACACGGAGTGATGCAGAGGGAACCTTCGCGTTGTCCAACCTTCCGCCGGGCCCCTACTCCGTGACAGTGGATGTGCCCGGTTTCAAGAAGCTTGTCCGTTCTGGACTCGTTCTTAACGTCGACCAGACCGTGCATTTCGACCTCACTCTGGAAGTGGGGGCGACCTCCGATATCGTCGAAGTCACCTCTGCAGAACCGCAGCTGGAAACCCAGACCTCGGATATTGGGCAGGTCATCGACAACAAGAGCATCGAGAACCTTCCTCTCAATCAACGCAATCCCTTCAGCTTGGTTCTTCTGGTGCCGGGCGTTTCGGGCACTGTGAACTCGACCTTTACCGGTCTCCAGTTCAATGTGAATGGCGGACGCGCCGGGACAACAGATGTTCTTCTGGATGGCGTACCATCTGCGCCTCCCACCGACGATTCGAATGCCCTCGCCATTTTCCCGTCGGTCGATGCAACACAAGAGTTCAAAGTGCAGACCAGTAACTTTTCGTCGCAGTTTGGAAACACCGGCGGCGGCATCATCAATGTCATCTACAAGTCAGGAACGAACAGTCTGCACGGCAGCGTCTACGACTTCCTCCGGAACTCTGCACTGGATGCAAACGACTACTTCTCAAACAAGGCAGGCAATAAGCTACCAAGCTTCAAGCGTAACCAGTTCGGATTCAGCTTTGGTGGCCCAGTGTATCTCCCGAAACTCTACGATGGGCGCAACAAGACCTTTTTCTTCGTTGATTACGAGGGGCTTCGTCAGGACACTGCGACATCGATCCAAACCACAGTGCCCACGCTGGCGGAACGCAATGGAGACTTTTCAGACGATAAGACGATAACTGGCGCTCCGATCACCATCTATGACCCGACCACGACCAAAGCGACCGTCTCTCCGGCAGGAGCTACAACCTACACCCGGACTGCGTTCATAGGAAACAGAATTGATCCGACACGTTTTGACCGTGTCGCAGCCAACATTCTGAAGTATTTTCCTCTGCCAAACCAACCGGGGACATTCGGCCGCAATAACTACTTCGTCAGAAGCTCTGCTCCATACACGATCAATCAATACGACATCAAAGTGGATCAATTGATCTCCGAGCGGCAACGTGTTTCGTTCCGCATTTCCAAACGCAATCCAGTTTCAGGCTTTGCTCCGATCCTCCCCAAGGACCTCCTGATTGCTCAACCATCAACGACCAGTGCACAGCCTGCCATAGGTGCGGGGCTCGACTATAGCTTCGCCAAGAGCTCAACGTACATCTTTGAACTTCGTGCGGGTGTCAGCCACGTCTATCAGAATGCCACCGCGCCTTCCAGCGGTTTTGATCCGACGACACTGGGCTTTCCTGGATATCTGGCAGCTGCGGCTCTTGCGACCTCAAAGGCTGCTCTCACCTTCCCAGCAATCGCTCCTGCTGGCTATCTTCCCATTGGAGCAGGTTCGTTTGGCTCCATCGGTACTGCCGGATATTTGTCGGAGACCTTCCTGATCAACAACACAAAAATCCTAAACGACCACACACTCAACTTTGGCGGTGAGTTCCGTATCCTTGCCAACAACGACAATCAAGTTGGTCAAGCCTCAGGAAACTTCAACTTTCCCACGACGTTGACGCAGGGGCCCAATGCTCTGACCGCCTCCAGCACCTCCGGTGATGGCTTCGCATCCTTCCTGCTCGGACTGGGGGCTGGGTCAGTCACCCACAATTTCAAAGTCGTTGATACGATCAGCCACTATTTTGGTGCTTACATTCAGGACGACTGGACGCCTATCCATAAGCTCACTCTCAACCTTGGCCTGCGCTATGACCTGTTCGTTCCGAGAACAGAGCGTCATAATCGAGCGACGTTTTTGGATTTGACGGTAACGTCTCCGTTGGCCGCAACGACCGGTCTGAATCTCAAGGGCGGCCTTCAATACCCCGGTGTAAATGGAAACCCCCGCACAGTGACAGATCTCGAAACCGGTAATTTTTCTCCACGCCTTGGTCTTTCCTATCACCCAATCAATGTCCTCGTAGTACGTGGCGGTTTTGGTATCTTTTTCACGAATAACCCGAATCAAGCAGCATCAACGGTTCAGAACACTGGCTACCGAACCAGCACTGCACTGCTGGGAACAGCGGACGGTGTAACCCCGAATAACTATCTCTCGGATCCTTATCCTGGTGGTTCGTTTACTCCAGTTACCGGAAGCTCACTCGGCTTGTTAACCGGTACCGGTGGTGGTATCTCCGCCAGCATCCGTAAACAGCCTTCTCCCTATACGGAGAACTGGAACTTGGGGCTCGAATATCAGCTACCCAAAAGCTGGATGATTGGTGTTTCTTATGTAGGCAACCGTGGCGTCCAGCTGCCCTACGCGCCCACGTATAACCAACTTCCGGACTCGGCCCTCGCGCTGGGAGGTCAGTTGCTGACCACGGTTTCAAACCCCATGCAAGGCCAGGTGCAAGTTGTCGGCCCAATCTCTGGCGCGGCAATTCAAAAGCGTTACCTCTTATCACCCTTCCCGCAATTCACAAGTGTGGGCGGGATCGTAGTCGCCGGCGCCATCTCTCGTTACGACTCGTTACAGGTACGCCTCGAAAAGCGCTTCAATAAAAATGCCACATTACTTCTCTCATACACGGGAAGTAAATCGCTTGACGATAACTCCATTGGCTTCGCGGGTAATTATGGCTCGAATGGTATCTATCAGGACGCCAGCATTCCCTTGAAACAAGATTCGTACTCGCTCTCAACCTTTGACGTCTCACGAAATCTCGTCGTCAGTGGTGTGTACAGTCTTCCATTTGGCAGAGGGCAACGTTTCGGCAGCAGTTGGGGATCTTTAACCGATGCTCTTTTCGGCGGATATCAGATAAATGGTATCGTCTCTGCTCACACCGGCAATCCACTGGCTTTCTCTGCGAACAACGTCGCAAATATCTTCAATCCCGGCGAGCGTCCGAACTGGAACGGCAAGAACGCCAAGTTGGAAGGAAGTGCAGAAGGCCGCCTGGGTCGTTACTTTGACACAACCGCCTTCTCGCAGCCTGTGACCTATAGCTTAGGAAATATGTCCCGCACGTCGGGAAATCTACGGTCGCCTGGTTTGCGCAACGTCGATTTCTCCGTCTTCAAGCAATTCACTGTCACCGATTTTCTGAAGGCCGAACTTCGTGGCGAGGCGTTCAACGCCTTCAACACCCCTCAGTTCGGATCACCTGACACCGGTGTCTCGGATGCTACGTTCGGTGTCATCTCAACGCAGATCAACTCGCCCCGCCAGATTCAAATCGGCCTCAAGCTGCTGTTCTAG
- a CDS encoding glycerophosphodiester phosphodiesterase family protein, whose protein sequence is MLKQYPNLFRVFQCSSALLIALSVTPCLYAKDPLKIIGHRGGVVDDHHSENSAGAAEAAIRRGYWMLEIDLDETKDGHIVVHHESFRDFGVNKMAAALTWSEIQGLTSNIDQSHPLEFSQLAAICKGKVRLMIDTKQPGHPKSYYEQMEKVLKDNHLLKSAYFIGTAETRDYFKGKARISLSEKELAKKLEAGESLSKGYFLFEHGTTINKQSIELAQKAHVPVVVSINEYHYASRPDPMAAAHADVEKSKRLGVALFQIDSPFDIWLH, encoded by the coding sequence ATGCTCAAGCAATACCCCAACCTCTTTCGCGTATTCCAATGTTCCTCTGCGCTGCTCATCGCTCTGTCTGTGACTCCATGCCTTTACGCGAAGGATCCCCTGAAGATCATCGGTCATCGTGGTGGTGTAGTCGATGATCACCATTCTGAAAACTCCGCTGGAGCCGCCGAAGCGGCTATCCGTCGTGGTTACTGGATGCTTGAGATTGATCTCGATGAGACCAAAGATGGACATATCGTCGTTCATCACGAGTCATTCCGAGACTTCGGTGTCAACAAGATGGCGGCGGCTCTCACTTGGAGCGAAATTCAGGGACTCACCTCTAATATCGACCAGTCACACCCGCTCGAGTTCAGTCAGCTCGCCGCGATTTGCAAAGGGAAGGTGCGGTTGATGATCGATACCAAACAGCCCGGTCATCCAAAGAGCTATTACGAACAGATGGAGAAGGTTCTCAAGGACAACCATCTGCTGAAGAGTGCCTACTTTATCGGGACGGCAGAAACGCGTGACTACTTCAAAGGCAAAGCTCGCATCAGTTTGAGCGAGAAGGAACTAGCTAAGAAGCTTGAGGCTGGTGAGAGCCTCTCAAAAGGCTACTTCCTCTTCGAGCACGGCACCACGATCAATAAACAGAGCATTGAACTCGCCCAGAAGGCACACGTCCCCGTTGTCGTATCGATCAACGAGTACCATTACGCATCGCGGCCAGACCCCATGGCAGCGGCGCACGCCGACGTTGAGAAATCGAAGAGGCTTGGCGTAGCGCTATTCCAGATCGATTCTCCCTTCGATATCTGGCTGCACTAA